One genomic region from Halobaculum sp. XH14 encodes:
- a CDS encoding nucleoside-diphosphate kinase: MSDRALLLVKPDAVERDLTGEVLHRVEEAGLSIEQLRTTTPSRALVEKHYEEHQEEDFYQSLVGYIAESRVHAAIVSGENSASRLRSVAGETEPARGRGHDPRRPG, translated from the coding sequence ATGTCCGACCGGGCGTTACTGCTGGTGAAGCCGGACGCCGTGGAGCGCGATCTTACCGGGGAGGTTCTGCACAGAGTGGAAGAGGCCGGCCTCTCCATCGAGCAGCTGCGGACGACGACCCCGAGCCGAGCACTGGTCGAGAAGCACTACGAGGAGCATCAGGAGGAGGATTTCTACCAGTCGCTCGTGGGATACATCGCGGAAAGCCGGGTACACGCCGCCATCGTGTCCGGCGAGAACTCCGCGTCACGGCTACGTAGTGTGGCTGGGGAGACAGAGCCAGCCCGCGGACGAGGGCACGATCCGCGGCGACCTGGGTGA
- a CDS encoding restriction endonuclease, giving the protein MKEQVENAIRDIDADDWEQLCSDILRADGHDVKPTATGSGGDGGKDALISRGGRDGIAHYTTRKKSRTKSKLKKDADKAAAHDRDYDVFVFMTNQKIGGAVVDDLVDDHREEYGWELKIWHRETVRNFLMGSEPELAASHLGVDPRASYLDGKQQIDDYHEDCIQNIATRDQLDIPLADGPVLTLHLLPNGHDTVRYVDTPSELPLPPIYGKDKGVDQVQIGDAVYSVSDRLSYMGDTSQEQPGYTRLDEHGRFEAAGTSPFMQDSRTGEVVLSGEHMEVDLARTLKGALRCLKTLEVSPPVYLYVTVQDVKDVQLQSSKGNSPMGGGGFGTDSYAPPAVEVSSFDNSAPELLREPVNRIWTKARWNNGSPFYNDDGWTPPRGV; this is encoded by the coding sequence ATGAAAGAGCAGGTTGAAAATGCTATTCGCGATATTGACGCTGATGACTGGGAGCAACTCTGCTCTGACATTCTTCGAGCCGATGGCCACGATGTGAAGCCCACAGCGACGGGGAGCGGAGGAGACGGCGGCAAAGATGCCTTAATTTCGCGCGGTGGGCGTGACGGGATTGCTCATTACACCACGCGGAAGAAGTCGCGCACTAAGTCCAAGCTAAAAAAAGACGCAGACAAGGCTGCAGCCCACGACCGGGACTACGATGTCTTCGTCTTTATGACCAATCAAAAAATCGGTGGAGCGGTTGTTGATGACTTAGTTGACGACCACCGCGAGGAATATGGTTGGGAACTCAAGATCTGGCACCGCGAAACCGTCCGAAACTTCCTCATGGGCAGTGAACCAGAACTCGCAGCCTCCCATCTCGGTGTTGATCCACGGGCCTCTTATCTCGACGGGAAGCAGCAGATCGACGACTATCACGAGGACTGCATCCAGAATATCGCCACTCGCGACCAGCTCGACATCCCGCTCGCCGATGGACCGGTTCTCACCCTGCACTTGCTCCCGAACGGCCACGATACAGTCCGCTACGTTGACACCCCTTCAGAGTTGCCGCTGCCACCAATATACGGTAAGGACAAAGGGGTAGATCAGGTTCAGATTGGTGATGCCGTCTACTCTGTAAGTGACAGGCTCTCATACATGGGGGACACCTCCCAAGAGCAGCCGGGCTACACGCGGCTCGACGAGCATGGCCGGTTCGAAGCAGCAGGGACCTCCCCCTTTATGCAGGATTCACGGACCGGCGAGGTCGTGCTCTCCGGCGAGCACATGGAGGTTGATCTCGCCCGTACCCTCAAAGGTGCGCTCCGCTGTCTAAAGACGCTGGAGGTCAGCCCACCGGTCTATCTCTACGTGACGGTCCAGGACGTGAAGGATGTCCAGCTGCAGAGTTCCAAAGGGAACAGCCCGATGGGCGGCGGTGGATTCGGAACGGACAGCTACGCGCCGCCAGCCGTCGAGGTATCCAGCTTCGACAATTCTGCGCCAGAACTGCTTCGGGAGCCGGTGAACCGGATTTGGACGAAAGCCCGGTGGAACAACGGGTCCCCGTTCTACAATGATGATGGGTGGACTCCGCCGCGCGGCGTCTAA